One Pararhizobium sp. IMCC3301 DNA segment encodes these proteins:
- the lpxB gene encoding lipid-A-disaccharide synthase yields MKPLRIAIIAGEESGDQLGAELMTSLRARHKGELEFTGVGGTLMHNAGLDSLFPLAQIAVMGFSAVLARLPAIIRLAYRLIDHIVAFKPDILVIIDSPDFTHPVARRVRRKIPDLPVLDYVSPSVWAWRSGRARKMTNYIDHVLGILPFEPAAYVRLNGPACTYVGHPLVNKISLAKQAAVTERKSEAPMLLVMPGSRSSEVGRLLGPFGDAVALLAEQSPGLRVEIPAVPHLKQYIQREIAHWPVQPVLLSGEEAKFAAFSRADAALVASGTATLELALWGIPMVVGYKLDPIARRFKWLGNVSSIVLPNLILEQNVIPEYIDEACTGTVLSSAILPLLQKKAGYEMQTNAFEKLQELCSVAPHSPAELAAEMVLQHAPAS; encoded by the coding sequence ATGAAACCCTTGCGGATCGCAATTATCGCAGGCGAGGAATCCGGCGATCAGCTGGGTGCGGAACTGATGACGAGCCTGCGCGCCCGCCACAAGGGTGAACTGGAATTCACCGGCGTTGGCGGTACGCTGATGCATAATGCAGGGCTGGACAGTCTGTTTCCCCTGGCACAGATCGCGGTCATGGGCTTCAGCGCTGTTCTGGCGCGGCTGCCGGCAATCATCAGACTTGCCTACCGCCTGATCGACCACATTGTCGCATTCAAGCCCGATATTCTGGTAATTATCGACAGTCCTGATTTTACCCACCCGGTTGCCCGGCGGGTTCGCCGCAAAATTCCGGACCTGCCGGTCCTTGACTATGTCTCGCCAAGCGTATGGGCGTGGCGCTCCGGGCGGGCGCGCAAAATGACCAATTATATTGATCATGTGCTGGGTATCCTGCCATTTGAGCCGGCGGCCTATGTCAGGCTCAATGGCCCCGCCTGCACCTATGTCGGACACCCTTTGGTCAACAAGATTTCTCTGGCAAAGCAAGCTGCTGTCACCGAACGCAAATCCGAGGCTCCGATGTTGCTGGTGATGCCCGGCAGCCGCAGCAGCGAAGTCGGACGTTTGCTCGGCCCGTTCGGAGACGCGGTCGCACTTCTGGCTGAACAGAGCCCCGGTCTCAGGGTTGAAATTCCGGCCGTGCCGCATCTGAAACAGTATATCCAGCGTGAAATCGCGCATTGGCCAGTCCAGCCTGTACTGCTGAGCGGTGAGGAGGCGAAATTTGCAGCTTTCTCCCGGGCAGATGCCGCTCTCGTGGCGTCGGGCACCGCGACGCTGGAACTGGCGTTATGGGGCATACCCATGGTGGTCGGCTACAAGCTGGACCCGATTGCCAGGCGTTTCAAATGGCTCGGCAACGTTTCATCAATTGTATTGCCAAACCTCATCCTTGAGCAAAATGTCATACCTGAATATATCGATGAAGCATGCACCGGAACGGTGTTGAGCAGTGCGATCCTGCCGCTTCTGCAGAAAAAAGCCGGATATGAGATGCAGACAAATGCATTTGAGAAGCTTCAGGAACTGTGTTCTGTTGCCCCGCACAGCCCGGCGGAGCTTGCGGCCGAGATGGTGTTGCAACACGCACCTGCATCTTGA
- the gltX gene encoding glutamate--tRNA ligase: MSPPIITRFAPSPTGFLHIGGARTALFNWLFARANGGKMLLRIEDTDQSRSTPEAVTALMDGLNWLGIDWQGEAVSQFSRQQRHAEVANQLVSEGKAYHCYTSPEDLSAMREKARAENRAPKYDGTWRDRDPAEAPAGINPVVRIKAEQTGTTTVMDRVQGEVEFPNADLDDFILLRSDGTPTYMLAVVVDDHDMGITHIVRGDDHLTNAARQIQIYKALDWPVPVMAHVPLIHGPDGAKLSKRHGALGAEAYRAMGYLPEALCNYLVRLGWAHGDDEVISIEQMIEWFTLDAIGKSPSRFDFAKLENLNGIYIRAAEDQRLIDAIETVLPELEKPSLFGAKLSDIHRKQLLVAMPGLKERAKTVLQLIESAEFIAASVPLDYTEKALSLLDETGRGILSDLIPALKKSDWNAESLEIAVKAYADERELKLGKVAQPLRAALTGSHMSPGIYDVLLVLGREESLKRISAAIS; the protein is encoded by the coding sequence ATGTCCCCTCCCATAATTACGCGATTTGCGCCCTCTCCCACCGGCTTTCTTCATATTGGCGGAGCGCGGACCGCTTTGTTCAACTGGCTGTTCGCAAGGGCCAATGGCGGCAAAATGCTGCTTCGCATCGAGGACACCGACCAGTCACGGTCAACACCGGAAGCGGTGACTGCCTTGATGGATGGCCTGAACTGGCTCGGCATTGACTGGCAGGGCGAGGCGGTTTCGCAGTTTTCCCGGCAGCAGCGTCATGCCGAAGTGGCCAATCAACTCGTCAGCGAAGGCAAAGCCTATCATTGCTACACGTCTCCGGAGGATTTGAGTGCGATGCGGGAAAAGGCGCGCGCGGAAAACCGGGCGCCCAAATATGACGGCACCTGGCGTGACCGCGATCCGGCAGAGGCGCCAGCCGGGATCAATCCGGTTGTCCGCATCAAAGCTGAACAGACCGGCACAACCACGGTGATGGACCGGGTTCAGGGCGAGGTAGAGTTTCCCAATGCCGATCTGGATGATTTTATCCTGCTGCGCAGTGACGGGACGCCGACCTATATGCTGGCCGTTGTGGTTGACGATCATGATATGGGGATCACCCATATTGTGCGCGGCGATGACCATCTCACCAATGCGGCCCGGCAAATACAGATTTACAAGGCTTTGGACTGGCCGGTTCCGGTAATGGCCCATGTTCCGCTGATCCACGGCCCGGACGGAGCCAAACTGTCAAAACGCCACGGTGCGCTGGGCGCTGAAGCCTATCGGGCGATGGGCTATCTTCCTGAAGCCCTGTGCAACTATCTTGTGCGCCTCGGCTGGGCCCATGGCGATGACGAGGTGATTTCAATCGAGCAGATGATTGAATGGTTCACTCTGGATGCTATCGGCAAATCTCCGTCCCGGTTTGATTTTGCCAAACTGGAAAATCTCAATGGTATTTACATTCGTGCCGCCGAGGATCAGAGGCTGATTGATGCCATCGAAACTGTACTGCCGGAACTGGAGAAGCCAAGCCTGTTTGGCGCAAAGCTGTCGGATATTCACCGCAAACAATTACTGGTAGCGATGCCAGGATTGAAAGAACGCGCCAAGACTGTCTTGCAACTTATTGAAAGTGCAGAATTTATCGCAGCTTCGGTGCCACTGGATTATACCGAAAAAGCGCTCAGTCTTCTCGACGAAACCGGCCGCGGCATTCTCTCTGACCTGATTCCGGCGCTTAAAAAGTCCGACTGGAATGCCGAAAGCCTCGAGATTGCCGTCAAAGCCTATGCGGACGAAAGGGAATTGAAGCTTGGTAAAGTGGCTCAGCCGCTCAGGGCCGCTTTGACCGGCAGCCACATGTCCCCCGGCATCTATGATGTTCTGCTGGTGCTGGGGCGCGAGGAATCGTTGAAACGTATCTCCGCAGCGATTTCGTAA
- the fabZ gene encoding 3-hydroxyacyl-ACP dehydratase FabZ yields the protein MSETTTTDLGSADILDLLKALPHRYPFLLVDRLKDIDGDRSCIGIKNVSANEPQFMGHFPGQPVMPGVLMLEGMAQTAGALCIRAQSPDSPPSLVYLMSIDRAKFRKPVVPGDQIEYHVKKIQSRGSVWKFSCVAKVDGKKVCEADVSAMLIDK from the coding sequence ATGAGCGAAACCACCACCACGGATCTTGGGTCAGCCGATATTCTGGACCTGCTGAAAGCCCTGCCGCATCGCTATCCTTTTCTGCTTGTCGACCGTTTGAAGGATATCGACGGAGACAGATCCTGCATCGGCATCAAGAACGTCAGTGCGAACGAACCTCAATTCATGGGGCATTTTCCCGGTCAACCGGTCATGCCGGGCGTTCTGATGCTTGAAGGCATGGCGCAGACTGCAGGCGCATTGTGTATCCGAGCTCAATCTCCGGATTCGCCGCCCAGCCTTGTCTATCTGATGAGCATAGACAGAGCGAAGTTCCGCAAGCCGGTGGTGCCCGGGGATCAGATCGAATATCACGTTAAAAAGATTCAGAGCCGGGGCAGCGTCTGGAAATTTTCCTGTGTTGCAAAAGTCGACGGGAAAAAAGTCTGTGAAGCCGACGTTTCAGCAATGCTCATTGATAAATAG
- the lpxD gene encoding UDP-3-O-(3-hydroxymyristoyl)glucosamine N-acyltransferase, producing the protein MSDISFFATPVPVSLQEIADLLGEPVPQDHDDSLVISNVRALDEAGSGDATFLDNPKYVGLLAESQASLIFCKKRYADKIPSGSIGWITTAPYHAYARLAARLYPGAVNANPLVATGPDDTKIIRGRVHNSARMEDNVVIEPNATVGEDAEIGSGTVVAAGAVIGRGVRIGRDCFIGANAVVQHGLLGNRVILHSGVCIGQDGFGYAMGATGHLKVPQIGRVIIQDDVEIGANSCVDRGTNRDTIVGEGTKIDNQVQIGHNVTIGRHCVIVGQVAIAGSATLGDFVVIGGQTGVIGHVTIGDGAQIAGVSAVHGDVPSGARWGGAPAKPVREWFKEVTLLAQLARKDIVAVRKTAADTDDSAKHMTDKDGGN; encoded by the coding sequence TTGTCAGACATCAGTTTTTTCGCAACTCCTGTTCCCGTATCTTTGCAGGAAATCGCAGATCTGTTGGGAGAGCCTGTTCCCCAGGACCATGATGACAGCCTTGTCATCAGCAATGTGCGTGCGCTGGATGAAGCCGGCAGCGGCGATGCCACATTTCTTGACAATCCCAAATATGTCGGGTTGCTGGCAGAAAGCCAGGCCTCACTGATTTTCTGCAAGAAACGTTATGCCGATAAGATTCCTTCCGGCAGCATCGGATGGATTACAACCGCGCCTTATCATGCCTATGCGCGACTGGCAGCACGGCTCTATCCCGGTGCGGTAAATGCTAACCCGCTGGTTGCCACCGGGCCTGATGATACAAAAATCATTCGCGGACGCGTCCACAACTCAGCGCGCATGGAAGACAATGTCGTCATCGAGCCGAATGCCACCGTCGGCGAGGATGCAGAAATCGGTTCGGGCACTGTGGTTGCTGCGGGCGCCGTGATCGGCCGGGGCGTCAGGATCGGCAGAGATTGTTTCATCGGCGCCAACGCTGTCGTGCAGCATGGATTGCTCGGAAACCGCGTCATTCTGCACTCTGGTGTGTGTATCGGCCAGGATGGCTTCGGCTATGCCATGGGTGCCACAGGGCATCTGAAAGTACCGCAGATCGGCCGGGTCATCATTCAGGATGATGTTGAAATCGGCGCAAACAGCTGCGTTGACCGGGGCACCAACCGCGATACCATTGTGGGTGAGGGTACCAAGATCGATAATCAGGTCCAGATCGGCCACAATGTGACCATCGGACGGCATTGCGTCATAGTCGGCCAGGTTGCCATTGCCGGCAGTGCCACGCTGGGAGATTTTGTTGTCATTGGCGGCCAGACAGGTGTGATCGGCCATGTCACCATCGGCGATGGTGCGCAGATCGCCGGAGTCAGCGCCGTTCACGGTGATGTGCCGTCAGGCGCGCGCTGGGGCGGCGCGCCCGCCAAGCCGGTGCGCGAGTGGTTCAAGGAAGTCACATTGCTGGCCCAATTGGCAAGAAAGGATATTGTTGCCGTGAGGAAAACTGCTGCCGACACCGATGACAGTGCCAAACACATGACCGACAAAGACGGGGGGAACTGA
- a CDS encoding LpxI family protein, whose translation MRIALICGGGILPKNVAQALLKKQSEFAVIRLAGEADTDLELPQSIPLTTVGWGQIGRFFRFLEDQKCSHVLAVGGVTRRPDFSSLKLDFGGIKVLPEAIATVIGGDDKVLSNVAAVFEKRGYQVIGVLEAAPEMSCPQGLVTRNAPADNAAADIELATRAAHAAGSLDMGQGAVAADNRVIAMEGPEGTREMLRRVATIRQQKRARWKSGQGVLVKRTKPGQDLRFDVPVIGPDTVRQIKDAGLAGIVVEAGRVLLLERDELLRVAEQESVFIQGIVFHPSAGQS comes from the coding sequence ATGAGAATTGCATTGATCTGTGGCGGCGGCATCCTGCCGAAAAATGTCGCGCAGGCACTTTTGAAGAAGCAATCCGAGTTTGCCGTCATTCGCCTCGCCGGTGAGGCTGATACCGATCTTGAACTGCCTCAATCGATCCCGCTCACGACAGTGGGTTGGGGGCAGATCGGTCGGTTTTTCCGCTTTTTGGAGGACCAGAAATGCAGCCATGTTCTGGCCGTGGGGGGTGTCACCCGACGCCCTGACTTTTCCTCATTAAAGCTGGATTTTGGTGGCATCAAAGTGCTCCCAGAAGCAATCGCGACAGTCATTGGCGGCGATGACAAAGTGTTGAGCAATGTCGCCGCTGTGTTTGAAAAACGCGGCTATCAGGTCATTGGCGTACTTGAGGCCGCACCGGAAATGTCCTGTCCGCAGGGTTTGGTAACGCGCAATGCGCCGGCGGACAATGCAGCTGCCGATATCGAGCTTGCAACGCGGGCCGCCCATGCGGCCGGATCACTGGATATGGGGCAGGGCGCTGTCGCCGCCGATAACAGGGTGATTGCCATGGAAGGCCCGGAAGGCACAAGGGAGATGCTGCGCCGCGTCGCCACAATTCGCCAGCAGAAGCGGGCGCGCTGGAAATCTGGTCAGGGCGTGCTGGTCAAACGGACCAAACCCGGCCAGGATCTGCGCTTTGATGTTCCGGTTATCGGGCCTGATACGGTTCGTCAGATCAAGGATGCCGGGTTGGCAGGCATTGTCGTTGAAGCAGGCCGGGTACTGCTGCTGGAACGCGACGAATTGCTGCGCGTCGCCGAGCAGGAATCGGTGTTTATTCAGGGGATCGTCTTTCATCCTTCGGCGGGACAATCATGA
- the rseP gene encoding RIP metalloprotease RseP encodes MDFLTSLPGLGSGFLGYALPALFVFTVVVFFHELGHYWVGRLCNVGIDAFSIGFGGEMVGYTDKHGTRWKLCWIPLGGYVKFRGDENAASVPDNTALDAMADEERRLTLAGKPVAQRAAVVAAGPLASFLLSVVIFAGMFVFLGKPIIPPVVSEVVEGSAAADAGLQVEDRILAVDGVAVESFTDLQRIVTANADQELTFLLARNGEDVTVVAIPRRQELTDRFGNTQRVGVLGIRQSAQREDIVVKQFNPVTGLIEGVKETSFIVTRTLGYLWGIVTGRESADQLGGPIRVVNISSQVAAISFFALLNLTAVLSASIGLINLFPIPMLDGGHLAFYAIEAIRGKPLSNRAQEYGFRAGLALILLLFLFVNWNDINFLMGS; translated from the coding sequence ATGGATTTTTTGACCAGTCTTCCTGGCCTTGGTTCCGGGTTCCTCGGATATGCCTTGCCAGCGTTGTTTGTGTTTACGGTGGTCGTGTTCTTTCATGAACTTGGCCACTACTGGGTTGGACGCCTTTGCAATGTTGGAATTGATGCTTTTTCGATTGGGTTTGGCGGCGAAATGGTCGGATATACCGACAAGCATGGCACACGCTGGAAACTGTGCTGGATACCACTTGGCGGTTATGTCAAATTCCGTGGCGACGAAAACGCCGCCAGTGTTCCCGATAATACAGCGCTTGACGCCATGGCTGACGAGGAACGCCGTCTGACATTGGCGGGCAAACCCGTCGCACAGCGTGCAGCAGTCGTCGCGGCAGGCCCGCTGGCGAGTTTTCTGCTGTCGGTGGTCATTTTCGCGGGGATGTTCGTCTTTCTCGGCAAGCCCATTATTCCGCCGGTTGTCAGTGAAGTCGTTGAGGGCAGCGCTGCAGCAGACGCCGGCCTTCAGGTCGAGGACCGGATTCTCGCTGTCGATGGTGTCGCCGTTGAATCGTTCACCGATCTGCAGCGTATCGTAACTGCCAATGCCGATCAGGAGCTTACGTTTCTGTTGGCGCGGAACGGGGAAGACGTCACGGTTGTGGCAATACCGCGCCGGCAGGAATTGACCGATCGATTCGGCAATACCCAGCGCGTAGGTGTGCTGGGTATTCGCCAGAGTGCGCAACGTGAAGATATTGTAGTCAAGCAGTTCAATCCCGTTACGGGCCTCATCGAAGGTGTCAAGGAGACGAGCTTTATCGTCACCCGGACGCTGGGTTATTTGTGGGGCATTGTGACAGGGCGCGAATCTGCCGACCAACTTGGCGGTCCGATCCGCGTGGTCAACATCTCCAGTCAGGTTGCGGCGATCAGCTTCTTCGCGCTGCTTAATCTGACAGCTGTCCTGTCTGCCAGTATTGGCCTGATCAACCTGTTCCCGATTCCGATGCTTGATGGTGGACATCTGGCATTTTACGCGATCGAGGCCATTCGTGGAAAACCGTTGAGCAACAGGGCACAGGAATATGGCTTCAGGGCTGGTCTCGCTCTGATTTTGTTATTGTTCCTGTTTGTGAACTGGAACGACATCAACTTTCTCATGGGTTCTTAA
- the bamA gene encoding outer membrane protein assembly factor BamA: MFSGLRKVAVLAALSLVLTVVSSLPELGSGSGAAYAQTAGRVVVEGNQRVDDDTIRAYLSVQSGQRYSAVDIDESLKALFATGLFADVQIERRGNTLVVIVEENPILNRVVFEGNDRLKDDALAAIVQSKPRGVFTRAKVQTDTQRVLEMYRRSGRFDASVTPKVIDLAQNRVDLVFEINESAKTSISRVSFIGNRAFSDGKLREVVDTSQKNFLSFLSGNDIYDPDKLNADQERLRNYYYRKGYADFRIISAVADLDRERNRFFVTFTVDEGERYKFGEIEIDSAVVGLEGDALRKVLLTKTGKTYNAELIEKSLEEITLETARMGFPFIQVRPRGDRDYEQQIIHLTYVIDEGPRVYVERINIRGNTRTRDYVIRREFELAEGDAYNSVLVDRAERRLKRLGFFKTVRISREPGSSPDRVILNVLVEDQPTGELSFGAGISTGDGLVGDVSLTEKNFMGRGYFVKASISAGSDKQNYDFAFTDPYFLGRRMSAGFDVYSRYKEYDDYDTERIGGGLRFGLPIRENVGLVLRYGIEESTSTLTGNAANVTPGTLADIAAGSLLTSSVGYTLTYNTVDSQILPRDGEFARISQDFAGVGGDVNYIRTIGDARIYRQLNADWDLVGSVSVKAGNIEGLGEGVRSSDAFFKGGESIRGFKSYGPRDLGSGGAIGGNNFWTASAEVNFPFWGLPESFGLRGAVFADAGSLFGAEDRKAGIIAANFQDEASIRSSVGASVLWQSPFGPLRADIAQVMTGENYDEEQFFRFGGGAKF; the protein is encoded by the coding sequence ATGTTTTCAGGTCTTCGCAAAGTCGCTGTTCTCGCGGCCCTCTCGTTGGTTCTCACCGTTGTTTCCAGCCTGCCCGAACTGGGTTCAGGCAGTGGCGCAGCCTACGCGCAAACTGCGGGCAGGGTTGTGGTTGAAGGGAATCAGCGCGTTGATGATGACACGATCCGCGCCTATCTGTCGGTTCAGTCGGGGCAGAGATATTCTGCGGTGGATATCGACGAATCGCTCAAGGCTCTGTTTGCGACGGGCCTGTTTGCAGATGTTCAGATTGAGCGTCGCGGCAATACGCTGGTTGTGATTGTCGAGGAAAACCCGATTCTCAACCGCGTGGTTTTTGAAGGTAATGACCGGCTCAAGGATGACGCGCTGGCAGCAATCGTGCAGAGCAAGCCGCGCGGCGTTTTCACCCGCGCAAAGGTTCAGACCGATACACAGCGTGTTCTGGAAATGTACCGCCGCTCCGGCCGCTTTGATGCAAGCGTCACGCCGAAGGTGATCGATCTGGCGCAGAACCGGGTCGATCTTGTGTTCGAGATTAATGAATCGGCCAAGACCTCGATTTCCCGTGTCAGTTTCATCGGTAACCGTGCCTTCAGTGACGGCAAGCTGCGCGAAGTTGTAGATACCAGCCAGAAAAACTTTTTGAGTTTCCTGAGTGGTAACGACATCTATGATCCGGACAAGCTGAATGCCGATCAGGAGCGTCTTCGCAATTACTATTACCGTAAGGGTTATGCCGATTTCCGCATCATTTCAGCGGTTGCTGACCTTGATCGGGAGCGCAATCGTTTCTTTGTGACCTTCACCGTTGATGAGGGCGAGCGCTACAAATTCGGTGAAATCGAAATCGATTCTGCTGTTGTTGGCCTCGAAGGCGACGCATTGCGCAAGGTGCTGCTCACCAAGACCGGCAAGACCTATAATGCCGAGCTGATTGAAAAGAGCCTCGAAGAAATTACTCTGGAAACCGCCCGCATGGGCTTTCCATTTATCCAGGTCCGTCCTCGCGGGGATCGTGATTACGAGCAGCAGATCATTCATCTGACCTATGTCATTGATGAGGGACCCCGGGTCTATGTTGAGCGGATCAATATTCGCGGAAATACCCGGACCCGGGATTATGTTATCCGTCGCGAGTTTGAGCTGGCTGAAGGCGATGCCTATAATAGCGTTCTTGTTGACCGCGCAGAGCGCCGTCTGAAGCGCCTCGGATTTTTCAAGACGGTGCGGATTTCCCGGGAGCCCGGCTCATCACCTGATCGCGTTATTCTGAATGTGTTGGTAGAAGATCAGCCGACCGGCGAGCTGTCATTCGGCGCCGGGATTTCAACAGGTGACGGTCTGGTGGGCGACGTTTCATTGACCGAAAAGAACTTCATGGGTCGCGGATACTTCGTCAAAGCATCCATCAGCGCTGGATCTGACAAGCAGAATTACGATTTTGCCTTCACCGATCCCTATTTCCTGGGACGGCGGATGTCGGCCGGTTTTGATGTCTACAGCCGTTATAAGGAATATGACGACTACGACACGGAAAGAATCGGTGGCGGACTTCGCTTCGGTCTGCCGATCCGCGAAAATGTCGGTCTGGTGCTTCGTTACGGTATTGAAGAATCGACATCGACACTGACCGGCAATGCCGCAAATGTCACACCAGGCACCTTGGCAGATATTGCAGCTGGATCACTGCTGACATCATCGGTGGGCTACACTTTGACCTATAACACGGTGGACAGTCAGATCCTGCCGCGGGATGGCGAGTTTGCGCGCATCAGTCAGGATTTTGCCGGTGTCGGCGGCGACGTGAACTATATCCGTACCATCGGCGATGCGCGGATTTACCGTCAGCTTAATGCAGACTGGGATCTGGTCGGTTCCGTCAGTGTCAAAGCCGGTAATATCGAAGGCCTTGGCGAGGGTGTGCGCTCTTCCGATGCGTTCTTCAAAGGTGGCGAAAGCATTCGCGGCTTCAAATCTTACGGACCGCGCGATCTTGGCTCCGGGGGAGCGATAGGCGGCAATAATTTCTGGACTGCTTCAGCGGAAGTGAACTTCCCGTTCTGGGGATTGCCTGAATCCTTCGGACTGCGTGGTGCTGTGTTTGCCGATGCGGGCTCGCTGTTTGGCGCTGAAGATCGTAAGGCTGGCATTATCGCTGCAAATTTCCAGGATGAAGCATCAATCAGGTCTTCGGTTGGCGCAAGTGTGCTGTGGCAAAGCCCATTCGGACCGCTGCGGGCTGACATCGCCCAGGTTATGACCGGCGAAAATTATGATGAAGAACAATTCTTCCGCTTTGGCGGTGGAGCCAAGTTCTAA
- the lpxA gene encoding acyl-ACP--UDP-N-acetylglucosamine O-acyltransferase yields the protein MVTIHPTAIVHPDCKMGQDVTIGAYSVIGEHVVLGDGVNIHPHVMVEGRTNIGEKTEIFQFSSIGSQPQDLKYNGEPSRLEIGTNCRIREHVTINTGTEGGGMLTRVGNHCLIMTGSHIAHDCQVGNHVIFVNNATLAGHATVGDHAILGGISAVHQFVRIGEHAFVGGMSGVEHDVIPYGSVIGNRARLGGLNLVGLRRRDIDKADIHSLRNAYAQLFIEEGSFQERVDQVSESYPDSPLVKNMIDFIRAGNGRRICMPR from the coding sequence ATTGTGACAATTCATCCGACTGCTATCGTTCATCCTGACTGCAAAATGGGCCAGGACGTGACCATTGGCGCCTATAGCGTGATCGGTGAACATGTCGTTTTGGGGGATGGCGTGAACATTCACCCCCATGTGATGGTTGAGGGACGGACGAATATCGGCGAGAAAACTGAGATTTTTCAGTTTTCCAGCATAGGGTCGCAACCGCAGGACCTGAAATATAATGGCGAGCCGAGCCGTCTGGAAATCGGCACAAATTGCAGAATCCGCGAACACGTCACGATTAATACCGGCACTGAAGGCGGCGGCATGCTGACCCGCGTCGGCAATCACTGCCTGATTATGACAGGGTCTCACATCGCCCATGACTGTCAGGTCGGCAACCACGTTATATTCGTCAACAATGCCACGCTTGCAGGCCATGCGACGGTTGGCGACCACGCCATTCTGGGTGGCATTTCCGCTGTTCACCAATTCGTCCGGATCGGCGAACATGCCTTTGTCGGCGGTATGTCAGGTGTCGAGCATGATGTCATCCCTTACGGATCCGTGATCGGCAACCGGGCGCGGTTGGGCGGTTTGAACCTAGTTGGACTGCGGCGCAGGGATATTGACAAGGCGGACATACATTCTCTTCGCAATGCCTATGCACAATTGTTCATCGAAGAGGGTTCGTTCCAGGAAAGAGTTGACCAGGTATCGGAATCCTATCCCGACAGTCCTCTTGTGAAGAACATGATTGATTTCATTCGTGCCGGTAACGGCCGGCGCATTTGTATGCCTCGCTAG
- the gltA gene encoding citrate synthase, which produces MSEKTATLTIENESYEFPVYVGTVGPEVIDISSLYKQTDRFTYDPGFTSTASCESKITYIDGDEGILLYRGYPIDQLAEHGDFLETCYLLLYGELPTAAEKKDFDSRVTYHTMIHEQMSRFFTGFRRDAHPMAIMCGVVGALSAFYHDSTDISDPHQRMVASLRMIAKMPTIAAMAFKYHIGQPFQYPSNDLDYASNFLRMCFAVPCEEYKVNPVLARAMDRIFILHADHEQNASTSTVRLAGSSGANPFACIAAGIACLWGPAHGGANEAALNMLAEIGSVDKIPEYIARAKDKNDPFRLMGFGHRVYKNYDPRAKIMQKTCHEVLNELGISDDPMLEVALELEQIALTDDYFIEKKLYPNIDFYSGITLRALGFPPSMFTVLFALARTVGWIGQWNEMIEDPGQRIGRPRQLYTGAPERDFVPISQR; this is translated from the coding sequence ATGAGCGAAAAGACAGCAACGCTGACTATTGAAAACGAGTCTTACGAGTTTCCGGTGTATGTCGGGACTGTAGGCCCTGAAGTTATCGACATCTCGTCGCTCTACAAGCAAACTGACCGTTTTACCTATGATCCTGGATTCACCTCAACAGCTTCGTGTGAATCGAAGATCACTTATATTGATGGCGATGAGGGCATTTTGTTGTATCGGGGCTATCCGATCGATCAACTGGCCGAACATGGCGACTTTCTGGAAACCTGTTATCTGCTGTTGTATGGCGAATTGCCGACGGCTGCAGAAAAGAAGGATTTCGACAGCCGCGTTACCTATCACACAATGATCCACGAACAGATGTCGCGGTTTTTCACCGGTTTCCGCCGTGACGCCCACCCTATGGCAATTATGTGCGGTGTGGTCGGCGCGTTGTCGGCATTTTATCACGATTCAACAGATATTTCAGATCCGCATCAGCGCATGGTCGCCTCCTTGCGTATGATCGCAAAAATGCCGACCATTGCGGCGATGGCTTTCAAATATCATATCGGCCAGCCGTTTCAGTATCCCAGCAATGATCTTGACTACGCGTCGAATTTCCTGCGGATGTGCTTCGCGGTGCCCTGCGAGGAGTACAAGGTCAATCCGGTCCTGGCCCGCGCGATGGACCGCATTTTCATTCTTCATGCCGATCATGAACAAAATGCTTCAACGTCCACAGTGCGTTTGGCTGGGTCATCTGGAGCCAATCCATTTGCCTGTATTGCTGCCGGCATTGCCTGCCTCTGGGGTCCTGCCCATGGCGGCGCAAACGAGGCTGCACTGAACATGCTGGCTGAAATCGGAAGCGTTGACAAAATTCCGGAATATATTGCCCGAGCCAAGGACAAGAATGATCCGTTCCGCCTGATGGGTTTTGGCCACCGGGTTTATAAAAATTATGATCCACGCGCCAAGATCATGCAGAAAACCTGTCATGAAGTGCTGAATGAGCTGGGTATTTCCGACGATCCGATGCTGGAAGTGGCGCTGGAACTGGAACAGATTGCCCTGACCGATGACTATTTCATCGAGAAAAAACTCTATCCAAATATCGATTTCTATTCCGGCATCACATTACGGGCCCTTGGCTTTCCGCCTTCTATGTTCACTGTGCTTTTTGCGCTTGCGCGAACGGTCGGATGGATCGGCCAGTGGAATGAAATGATTGAAGATCCTGGTCAGCGCATCGGCAGGCCGCGCCAGCTCTATACAGGTGCCCCGGAGCGTGATTTCGTTCCGATTTCACAGCGTTGA